The Calditrichota bacterium genome includes the window GTGGAGATTCTCATCAAGGCGGTGCTTGATCTGTGAAGTAAATCCAGTCAGAGGAAAGGTATGGGCTTCGTATTGGACTTTGAGCGGCCGCTGGTCGAACTGGAAAAGAAGATCGCCGAGCTGAAGGCCTACGCGAGCACAGAGAACGTCGAGATGGAGGCAGAGATCCGGCGGCTCGAGCAGAAAGCTCTGAAGCTCCGTAAGCAGATCTACTCCCGGCTGACGCGGTGGCAGCGCGTGCAGCTTGCCCGCCATCCGCAGCGCCCCTACACCCTCGACTACATCGAGTACATGACTACCGACTTTATCGAACTCCACGGCGACCGGGCATTTGCCGACGACCCGGCGCTGGTTGGCGGCATAGCGAAACTCGATGGCAAGCCGGTGGTCATCTTCGGGCAGCAGAAGGGCAGAGACGTCAAGCAGAAGATCTATCGTAATTTTGGCATGATGCACCCCGAGGGGTACCGGAAGGCGCTGCGTCTCATGAAGCTTGCCGCCAAGTACCGCCGTCCGGTGATCAGCTTGGTGGACACTCCTGGCGCCTATCCCGGCATCGGCGCCGAAGAAAGGGGCCAGGCAGAAGCGATCGCCCGCAATCTGTTAGAGATGTCGCGCCTGCCGGTGCCGATCATCGTAGTCATCATCGGCGAAGGTGCCAGCGGCGGAGCCCTGGGGATCGGCGTCGGTGACCGCGTGATGATGCAGGAAAACACTTGGTACTCGGTTATTTCGCCAGAGGGGTGCGCGGCAATTCTCTACCGCGATGCAAGCAAAGCACCTCAGGCGGCAGAGGCAATGAAGGTTACCGCTCCGGACCTGCTCAAGATGGGAGTCATTGACCGCATCATACCCGAGCCTGCCGGAGGGGCACATCGCAACCCGCAGGAGGCCGCAGCGTTGGTGAAAGAAGCGATCCTGGAAGAGTTGCCACCTTTGGAAAAGCTGCCTCCCGAAGAGCTGGTGCGGTTGCGCATCGAAAAGTTTGCGCGCATGGGTGCGTGGCAAGAAAAGTAGCCCCGAGGTGCGCGAAGAGGCCCCTATGACCCAGGTACGCACTGCCGAAAAGCTGCGCTCCGCATTGGAACGCATGCGCCACTTGCAGTCCCTGGTCGAGGCGAGCAAGATCATCAACTCGACGCTTGACCTCAGCCGGCTTCTGGAGCTGATTCTCAGCACCGCGTTAGAAAACACGGCGGCGACTGCTGGCACCATCTACCTGGTGGACGAGGAAAGGGGCGAGATATGGTCACGGGTCCTCCTTTCGGATAGGAAGATGGAGATCCGTTTGCCACTTGGGCGCGGGATCGCGGGACAGGTGGCGCAGACCGGCGAAACGGTGAACCTGGTTGACGCCTATGAGGATCCGCGCTTCGACGCGGAGATGGACCAGAAGAGCGGCTTTCGCACCCGCAGCGTCTTGTGCATGCCGATGCGCAACAACGCGGGCAAAGTGATCGGCGTCTTCCAGGTCCTGAACAAGAAACGAGGGCGCTTCACCTCCGAGGACGAAGAGTTCCTCGACGCGCTGTCGGTGCATGCCGCTATCGCCGTGGAGAATGCCAAGCTCTACCAGCAGGCCCTGGAAAAGAAGCGATTGGACAGCGAACTGGCCGTGGCGCGAGAGATCCAGAAGCGCCCCCTGCCTACGGAGAGCCCAAACGTCCCTGGCTACGAATTTGCGGCAACCAACAGACCGTGCCACGAAGTAGGCGGGGACTATTTCGATTTCCTGGAGAAGCATCGAGAGCGCGTCGCGTTCGCCATAGGGGATGTCTCCGGGAAGGGAATACCTGCCGCACTGCTCATGGCAACACTGCACGGCGGGCTGCACGCCCAGGTGCACAGTCGCCGGCCCTTGCCGCAGCGCGTCCGGAATCTCAACCGGCTCGTTTTCGAGTGTACGGCGGCCGGCACCTTTATCACCTTTTTTCATGGGGAGCTCTGTCCCCGCACCGGCGAAGTTGCTTACATCAACTGCGGGCACAACCCGCCCGTGCACATAAGTCGTGTCGGTGAGGTGACCAAGCTGGAGAAAGGCGGCCTCATCCTTGGAGCAGTGGAGGAGGCCGACTATGAGGAGGGCTCCCTTGTCCTGAGACCCGGCGAAATGCTGGTGCTCTATACGGACGGCGTGACTGAGGCCCGTGGCAAGCACAGGGAGCAGTATGAGGAGGAGCGGCTCTTTGCAGTGCTTGAGCGCTGTCGCAACCAGAGTGCGCAACAGGTGCTCGACGCAGTGCTCAGCGATGTGGAGCGATTCTGTGCGGGCGTCCCCCAGGCAGACGACATCACTCTCATGGTCATCCGCAGGGTAGGGCAAGAGGGCGTATAGATGCACCATTGGCGTACGCCGATCGCATGAGGTGCTCTTAGAAAACCGGCTATTGGACAAAGTGAGTCTTTGACGGAGGAACCTATGCTTGACAAGGAACTACTGGAGATCCTGGCCTGCCCCAAGTGTAAAGGCGAACTGGAATACGACCAGAAAAACGAGAAGCTGATTTGTCACGCCTGCCGCCTAAAGTACCGGGTGGAAGATGACATACCCATCATGCTGATCGACGAGGCAGAGTCGTTCTGAGCGGGCGCATGAGGGTGCGGGCAAAAAGAGCTTGACTATTTGGGCGCATTGTGCTAAATTCAAGGTCAAGCTGGAAAGGAGGGTAACGGTCAGAAAAGCAAAGAGATGTCCGCGGCCACACTCAACAAAGGCGTTCTGCTGCTGAATCAGAACTATGAGCCGATGAGCGTCACCAGTGCCAAGAAGGCGATCGTGCTCATCTATCTCGGCAAGGCAGAGATCATCGAGCGTCACCCCTACCTCGTGCGCTCCGTGTCCACTACATTGCCGTTGCCGAGCATTGTGCGCCTGGTACGCTTCATCCAGGTGCCGCGCAAGAGGATCCTTCTGACGCGGCGCAACATCCTCAAGCGGGACGGCCACCGGTGCCAGTACTGCGGGACCACCAGAAGCCCACTGACGGTCGATCACGTGATACCCAAGGATCACGGCGGCAACGACACGTGGGAGAATCTGGTGTGCGCATGCGTGCGCTGTAATACGCGCAAGGGGAATCGTACGCCAGAGGAGGCAGGGATGCGCTTGCTGCGTCAGCCGCGCAAGCCGAACAACCTCTTTTTCATCCAGCACTTCGTGGGCGTGAGCGACGAGCGGTGGAAGCCCTACCTCTTCATGAACTGACACCACATGGTCCGGTCACGCAGGGGAGATCGTCGGCAGCGAACGCAGTTTAGGGAGCTGTGAGTCTTTGAGCAAGAAACGAATTCTCAGTGGTATGCGCCCCACTGGCCGCCTG containing:
- a CDS encoding acetyl-CoA carboxylase carboxyltransferase subunit alpha → MGFVLDFERPLVELEKKIAELKAYASTENVEMEAEIRRLEQKALKLRKQIYSRLTRWQRVQLARHPQRPYTLDYIEYMTTDFIELHGDRAFADDPALVGGIAKLDGKPVVIFGQQKGRDVKQKIYRNFGMMHPEGYRKALRLMKLAAKYRRPVISLVDTPGAYPGIGAEERGQAEAIARNLLEMSRLPVPIIVVIIGEGASGGALGIGVGDRVMMQENTWYSVISPEGCAAILYRDASKAPQAAEAMKVTAPDLLKMGVIDRIIPEPAGGAHRNPQEAAALVKEAILEELPPLEKLPPEELVRLRIEKFARMGAWQEK
- a CDS encoding SpoIIE family protein phosphatase; its protein translation is MTQVRTAEKLRSALERMRHLQSLVEASKIINSTLDLSRLLELILSTALENTAATAGTIYLVDEERGEIWSRVLLSDRKMEIRLPLGRGIAGQVAQTGETVNLVDAYEDPRFDAEMDQKSGFRTRSVLCMPMRNNAGKVIGVFQVLNKKRGRFTSEDEEFLDALSVHAAIAVENAKLYQQALEKKRLDSELAVAREIQKRPLPTESPNVPGYEFAATNRPCHEVGGDYFDFLEKHRERVAFAIGDVSGKGIPAALLMATLHGGLHAQVHSRRPLPQRVRNLNRLVFECTAAGTFITFFHGELCPRTGEVAYINCGHNPPVHISRVGEVTKLEKGGLILGAVEEADYEEGSLVLRPGEMLVLYTDGVTEARGKHREQYEEERLFAVLERCRNQSAQQVLDAVLSDVERFCAGVPQADDITLMVIRRVGQEGV
- a CDS encoding Trm112 family protein, whose product is MLDKELLEILACPKCKGELEYDQKNEKLICHACRLKYRVEDDIPIMLIDEAESF
- a CDS encoding HNH endonuclease, with protein sequence MSAATLNKGVLLLNQNYEPMSVTSAKKAIVLIYLGKAEIIERHPYLVRSVSTTLPLPSIVRLVRFIQVPRKRILLTRRNILKRDGHRCQYCGTTRSPLTVDHVIPKDHGGNDTWENLVCACVRCNTRKGNRTPEEAGMRLLRQPRKPNNLFFIQHFVGVSDERWKPYLFMN